From Rutidosis leptorrhynchoides isolate AG116_Rl617_1_P2 unplaced genomic scaffold, CSIRO_AGI_Rlap_v1 contig326, whole genome shotgun sequence:
aaaaaaaaaaacgtaatagAAAAAATTAAATACAAATGGACCCTTTAAAATAAGAGATATTATATTTTAACTTTTCTAATTTAGGCTTTTTATATAgcataaattttttaaaaaaccTTCAGTATGGTGAATTTTAGTTTGGGCTTTAGACAATGGTCTCTATTGCCTAGCTGTTGAGCCTGCTCCCCATACCTTAGCGCACATGAATTTTTCCTTTTACTATAAAAAACATGATCCCGTCATGAATCGGATGGATTCTCCCCGACATTAATGTAACTCCGACCAGAAAAAAAACCGCTTCAAAACTGATTAAATTCATGTACTGAGAATTTTTCGTTAATTTCTCTTGAAAATGCAAAGTTATAATTTACGTACAGCAAATGTCATGGATCGTATCAAAAAATGATATTGGCAGTATGTAATGAATAAATTATCTTGTAGCTAATGTTTCTCGTGCACGGAACCAACCAATATTTGCTCAGATGGATACGATCGCTTTAGTTAGAAGTGGAATGACGATCATTAAACTTTATGGAAAAAAATATTGTAAAATTTGTCTTATACTTACATCGTAAAAAATATGTAAATAGTTGCCAAACGCAATTATACAGTTGCCAAAAGCACCTTTTGCTTTTGTTAAAATGGAGTACTAGTAATTAGTATAGTGGATGGGGCATGGCATCAATATATAAATAACCCTTCTTGTTATGTTGCATATCATGTCACACGAATTAGTACTAATTTCTTGGTTAAAAGTAAAACCCCTTATTAACAATGGCTTTGCAAGTTCTAAACTTTTCTTTGAAATCTGATGACGCGCCTGATGTCGTTCGACGGACTGGAAACTTTTCCGCTCCACTTTGGGGTGATCTTTTTGCTACTTTTACCATCGACGCCAAAGTAAGTTCATTATATATCAAATTAATTTCGGTTTTCCACTGTATATATAAATTAATCTCTACagcatatattaaataaatatgagaaTACTAGCTAGTTTATGTGATCCCTTGATAATATACTATACTTAAGTAATTTGTCTACTATTAATACAGGTTATCGAGGCGTATGATGAACAAATACAAATTTTAAAAGAGACAGTGAAGAAAATGTTAATTGATTCCACAAGTGATCCATTGAACAATGTTCGTTTCATCTACGTATTGTGTAGCCTCGGAGTTTCATATCACTTTGAAAGTGAGATTGAGAAGCAATTAGCAAAGGCTTTTGATGTTTACACTAATCTCATCGACGATGACCTCTATACCGTTGCAATTCTCTTTCGAGTGTTTAGGCAACATGGTCACCCAATGCCCAGCGGTTAGTCCCTCTTGCAAAATAGCACATTCATTTCGTCGTTTCATTTGAAAATCGCTTTAAAATTATAGGTCATAATTAATGTTTACATTTTATAAAAGTATTCCCCTAAGTAAATCATTTTCCTATGTAGATGCGTTCGAAAAATTCATGGATAGTGATGGAAAATTCAAGGAAGCTTTAATTGGAGATGTCAAGGGGATGTTGAGTTTATATGAAGCATGTCAACTAGCAATGCATGGAGAACAAATACTTGATGATGCCCTTACTTTCACAAAGGCTCACTTGGAGTCCTTGGCCACACAATCGAGTCCCCATCTCGCCAAACTTATAAGGAGTTCCCTATATCGTCCTCTCCACAAATGTATTCCCAGGCTAGCTACAAGGCAATTTATCTCATTTTATGAAGTGGATGAGTCCAAAAATGAAACCCTACTCCAATTTGCAAAGATAGATTTCAACCGTTTGCAACTTTTGTATAAAGAGGAGCTATGCCAACTTACAAGGTAAAACTTAATTATTTTTCGAATATTTCCTAGCTAtactatttttttatataattaattaaatttacaaACTTCATTTTTTTACTTGAAACAGGTGGTATAGAAACTTAGACATTTCTTCAAACCTTACTTATGCGAGAGATAGAATTGTAGAGGTTTACCTTTGCTGGGGATTTGGAGTTTACTTTGAGCCTCAATTCTCAAAAGCTCGGATTATAGTCACTCAAGCCGTTGAGATGATGTCGATTTTAGACGACACTTATGATTTATATGGTACCATTGGAGAACTTCGGATCTTCACATACGCAATTCAAAGGTTTAGCATAGTAGTACTAAAGAATTATTTAACCCTTAACTAGCTAGctagggatatatatatatatatatatacatcgttATAATTAGTAGCTAGTCGCCTAATTAGCTaaccacaatatatatatatatatatattttaaatttaggATGGACGTAAGTGCTATTGATGAGCTACCAAAATACATGAAATATCTTTATGGAGTTTTGTTAAATATGTTCGATGAATGGGACGAAGAGCTGAGGAAGGAAGGAGTTTCCTACAACACATCCTACACAAGAGATGCAGTACGTTGCTAGGATCATATATCCTTAAACTAGCTAATTAAGTAGTCATCTAATTTTctgatctatatatatttatagttcAAAGAATTGGTAAGGGGTTACCTCGTGGAGGCTGAATGGTGTAGTAAAAATCATGTGCCAACAGTGAACGAGTATGTGAGCAATGGGCTGATCACAAGTGCTTATACTCCAATCGCAATGTCTTCTTTTATCGGCATGGGAGAACTTGCCGGCACTCAAGCTTTTGAATGGATCAAAAGTTTACCTAAAATTCATGTTGGTTCCCAGGAAATTTGCCGTCTCATTAATGATATTGTATCTCATGAGGtacttaattataatatataaagtagGAGTAGTAATTACATTTTCAGTACTCTTCCAAGTTAATTATGGATCATATATAGTAAAATTAAGCCTAAACTATACATATACCCCATATTAGATATCTTTTTAGGTTTGTAACCAATAAAGAACTCCCTCCGTCTCAAAATACATGATGTTTATATATGAAAAATATCATGTATTTTGAGACGGAAGTAGTACTTCATTGATCAATAACTTTATTTGTTTTTGCATAGattaattatatataatgcatGTATTTAATCTCTAAATCAAAACAATTGAACTGAAGGCGGAGCAGAAGAGAGGACATGTTGCATCATTCATCGAATGCTACATGAAAGAATATAAAGTGAGTGAAGCCAAAGCCGTTGAAGCTTGTGAGAAGAGGATTGACGATGCTTGGAAAAATATTAACCAAGACTTCGTGAAGAAGCCAAATATTGCATCAATGGCCGTTCTAATGCGAGTTGTCAACCTTGCTCGTGCATGCGAAGTAGCTTACAGATATGATGATGGATATACCAATCCTGTCGAGACTCTGCGTTTTCACATCGACTCATTGCTCATTCAACCCATACCTCTCTGAGATCCGATCATcatcatatataattatatgtcaTGACTATATATGTGTATGGGAAAATAAATGATTTAATTACTATGTATaatattattctatatatatagtgTGTTTTAATTATATTGTACGTACTGTTATATGATTGCATTGCATGTTTTCCTGTATTGCTATGATGATATAACAATAATTAAATAAGAAAATGTCTGTTTGGGAAAAttaaattttgatatatatatatataggtagatAGTTAGTTAGTAAAACACGTTGAGGCAAATAACATTAAAAAGATTATACATTGTTCAAACAGTAAACCACATAATTAAGTAGTCCATCATATATTATtgaacatttatttatttattttcacttGATATATATAGCTATAGCTAGAATATTAATATACAATAATGAAATAGCATACTAGTTACAATAAGCTTCAATAGATTTGCTCAATCCCATGAGCACACCCATAGTTGCATTTGGTTCACTCAGCTTCTCATATTCTAAAGTCCATCGAGCTAAGCAAATCTCATGAGTACCCTGATGATTTGGTGCGACATCAAGACTGATCTTGAAGCTCTTGAACCCTTCTAGAAGCTAGACTCCCTCCAACCACATTGTTTTCCACTCTCTTATTATTCGAGTCGATTATATCCACGATTTCCTCCGAGCTTGCTGCTTTGCCGTCTGTAtatttcgttaaaaaaaaaaaaacttattttgaaataacAACACACATGAAATTATCTGAGTTCTGAGGAATTCAATTTTACTTGATATCTatcttaaatgaatatatatatagatatatatatatatattaaatattcttaCCTGAAAGAAAGGTGTATAAGGTAACACATCCTTGTTGTGCCCATTGGCCTTCAAGTAATTCAACATTCTTGACTAGATTAGGGCAACATTTTACCAATAGCTATGGTGAACTTTTCTGCTCAAAATACTTATCAGCTGAAACCTCAACCTTCGTTTCAGTCGAGAGCTTTCCACATAGAGAGTTTTGATCATGAGCCATTTTTCAAATTCGTTGTAAATGATCGATTTATTATGCAAAattaatacttgttaataaataaataaataaataaatagagatGTGGAGTTAcatctatatatagaacaaaagatcgaGTATATCCACCACGATGTAAGAAAAAAAATGGCAAAAATAACCGTTTGGTCCATATTTTAAACGTTGTTGAATTGGTTAGTCTTTCTAAACATAAATCGAACTAAATTGTCCTTCAAACGTTAATTTTTGAACTACTTAGTCCCTCGTCCGTTAAGGACGTTAAGTTTGGCCGAGCTGTCATTTTTAGCCAATCATAACTTGACACGTGTACATGACGTGTAAAACAATTCCACATAGACTTTCTTATCCCGGTTTAAAATCGAACCGGACCGAAATCGAACCGAATCGAAAATTATAACACTAACAGACTTTGTTCTTCCTCGACGCGTCCGTCGTTCTCACTGCCTTCAACGGCGACTCGAGATTCCGGCGGCCATTTCGGTCGAACGGTGGTCGGGTTTTGTTCCTCTCGACGAGTAGAACATGTTTCCAAGGTAATTTCTTTTAATTTCGCTTAATTTGCTTTTAATTTTGATTTTAAGGTTCGGTGGTTCATGAacaaaatttggggcttttgattaatTCTCCTATATGTTGTTCGTGATCATCTCCCGAGTATTCTGATATGATTTTTGTGTTGCATTGATGAGGAAATCGGAATGAAAGCTACTTTCGGTCAACGGCGGTCAATTGGCTTCTCTTGGCATGTGAGTTTAACTTCTTAAGAATTGTTTTAGTTATtcaatttacttattattattacatgaCAAAGTCAATCACTTCTTGTTCTATGGCCTTAGTTCTGTACCATTCATTATTAAATATCTTATCCCTACCAAATTGAGAGCACATATAGGTGTTTGTACAAATCTTTGTTAGTTTGGTCTTCAATTGTTCGTTTTCGTGCAGGAAAGCGTCGTGTTTGATCAAGATTAGTATTCCTCTTGGCTAGTAATAATGGGATAATTAAGGCTAAAAATGACACCTTTCTCTTATGGCAAGCTTATTACACTTTCTTGACTCAGACATGGCCAGGAAAATTGTATCTCAGAAGAGGAATGATTGTGGGGGTCCGCTACTTTTGTGAAAAGTAGACGGAGGAGGTGAACATCGTGTAGTCGGACCGGCATCCTCATTGTCGGTCTTGCTAATCATGTTTTGCAAAAGCTTAATTACATAGAGGACCGGCAATGGGATTGCCGGACCGGCATCCTCATTGCCAGTCCTgtctttattaaaaaaaaaaaaattctgcactTAATTAAGCTAGGAAtgcaaaggaaaaaaaaaaaaaaaactatgacCGGCATCAAGAATGCCGgttttgaataaaaaaaaaaaaaacacccctCACACTTAATACATAAGACAAAGACAAAaagcaaaataaaaaaatacatgACCGACAGTTAGGCTGCCGGTCTTAATTAATTTTGTTAATGGTGATTAATTAGGCGTCCGACCGGCATTCTCATTGCCGGTCGGACTACAATCGTTCACCATTCCGTTTTCCGTTTTCAAATGTTTACATGTATTTAAAAAAATATACATATGTAGTTTCCTGATGATTGTGGTAATTGGCATAGAAAGCTATTTTAATCTCAATTTGAAGACAATCTCAGTTGGACTATATATTGGACTTGGGAGTTCATTCTATTGTGTACATTGTGCAGGCTTTGAAGCTCCTCGAAATAGCTTGGAGCTGAGAGTGGAAAATTCCCAGAGCTATCTTGCTGTTGGAGATATACCAGtgattaatacttttatttatatataaactttTCAGTACTTGTTAGTGTTATAAATTTTGATTCGGTTCGATTTCGGTTCGGTTCGATTTTAAATCGGGATAAGAAAGTCTATG
This genomic window contains:
- the LOC139882926 gene encoding probable terpene synthase 6; its protein translation is MALQVLNFSLKSDDAPDVVRRTGNFSAPLWGDLFATFTIDAKVIEAYDEQIQILKETVKKMLIDSTSDPLNNVRFIYVLCSLGVSYHFESEIEKQLAKAFDVYTNLIDDDLYTVAILFRVFRQHGHPMPSDAFEKFMDSDGKFKEALIGDVKGMLSLYEACQLAMHGEQILDDALTFTKAHLESLATQSSPHLAKLIRSSLYRPLHKCIPRLATRQFISFYEVDESKNETLLQFAKIDFNRLQLLYKEELCQLTRWYRNLDISSNLTYARDRIVEVYLCWGFGVYFEPQFSKARIIVTQAVEMMSILDDTYDLYGTIGELRIFTYAIQRMDVSAIDELPKYMKYLYGVLLNMFDEWDEELRKEGVSYNTSYTRDAFKELVRGYLVEAEWCSKNHVPTVNEYVSNGLITSAYTPIAMSSFIGMGELAGTQAFEWIKSLPKIHVGSQEICRLINDIVSHEAEQKRGHVASFIECYMKEYKVSEAKAVEACEKRIDDAWKNINQDFVKKPNIASMAVLMRVVNLARACEVAYRYDDGYTNPVETLRFHIDSLLIQPIPL